One part of the Mariniblastus fucicola genome encodes these proteins:
- a CDS encoding NAD(P)-binding domain-containing protein, producing the protein MNRNESSTDDLATPKPEEQGLGCCTPKAISLDDSKKKNPLPTNSCCGGNTDAKLPITKIVADETLAPVDLSQLNRELPVVVIGAGPVGLAAAANLVERKQNFIVLESGKRVAASMWQWRHVRLFTPWSFLMHPAGLRLLRSDRNWQEPDADRVPLAGDLIDHFLDPLSKHSDITPQIKLNHKVVSVSREGHDLMKDGQRNEAPFLLVVETPQGPQRFKARAVIDASGTWTTPNPLGAGGVLADGERRSRDKIQYGMPDIFGTDRERYAGKRVLVVGSGHSATGNVLGLVELATTTPDTSITWAIRRSDPTKLWGGGDADEIAERGALGSRVKNAVDDGKVTLLTGLSIAAVNPKDNGLEIVDVDGQTRAKVDEVIVASGARPDLSMLRELRLEFDPATEATKALGPLIDPNHHSCGSVLPHGAAELQQPERGFYLAGMKSYGRAPTFLLMTGYEQVRSIVAELAGDHEAARNVELQLPSTGVCSTDFAFAESVTPSA; encoded by the coding sequence ATGAACAGGAACGAATCCAGCACTGACGATTTGGCCACGCCGAAGCCTGAAGAACAAGGCCTCGGCTGCTGCACACCCAAGGCGATCAGCTTGGACGACTCGAAAAAGAAGAACCCGTTGCCGACCAATTCGTGCTGTGGCGGCAACACAGATGCGAAGCTCCCAATCACCAAGATCGTGGCAGACGAAACACTGGCGCCCGTCGATCTTTCGCAGTTGAATCGTGAACTTCCGGTTGTCGTGATCGGTGCCGGACCGGTTGGACTGGCTGCCGCAGCAAACTTGGTCGAGCGAAAGCAGAATTTCATTGTCCTGGAATCTGGTAAACGCGTCGCCGCCAGCATGTGGCAATGGCGACACGTACGGCTGTTTACGCCGTGGTCTTTCCTAATGCATCCGGCCGGACTCAGACTTTTACGGTCCGATAGAAACTGGCAAGAACCGGACGCCGATCGAGTGCCGCTTGCTGGCGATTTGATCGATCACTTCCTTGATCCACTGTCGAAGCACAGCGACATCACACCGCAGATCAAGCTCAATCACAAAGTCGTTTCAGTTTCGCGAGAAGGCCATGACCTGATGAAAGACGGGCAACGAAACGAGGCTCCGTTTCTCCTCGTCGTGGAAACTCCGCAGGGACCGCAGCGATTCAAAGCACGAGCGGTCATCGATGCGTCAGGAACATGGACGACCCCGAACCCTCTTGGAGCAGGTGGTGTACTTGCTGATGGCGAGCGACGGTCGCGAGACAAAATCCAGTATGGCATGCCGGATATTTTCGGAACCGATCGGGAGCGTTACGCGGGAAAACGCGTTCTGGTCGTTGGTTCAGGGCATTCTGCGACAGGCAACGTTCTTGGCCTGGTCGAACTCGCGACCACCACACCGGACACGTCGATTACCTGGGCAATCCGTCGTAGCGACCCGACAAAACTTTGGGGCGGCGGGGATGCTGACGAAATCGCAGAACGCGGCGCCCTTGGGTCTCGCGTGAAGAACGCAGTCGATGACGGCAAGGTTACCTTGCTTACAGGCCTCTCAATTGCGGCGGTAAATCCAAAAGACAATGGCCTCGAGATCGTCGACGTCGATGGTCAAACTCGGGCGAAAGTTGACGAAGTCATCGTCGCATCGGGAGCGCGGCCCGACTTGTCGATGCTTCGTGAATTGCGATTGGAGTTTGATCCGGCGACCGAAGCGACGAAAGCACTTGGCCCCCTCATTGACCCAAACCATCACAGTTGCGGATCCGTTCTACCGCACGGAGCAGCGGAACTTCAGCAACCTGAGCGTGGTTTCTATCTGGCCGGCATGAAAAGTTACGGCCGGGCTCCAACGTTCCTGCTGATGACGGGCTACGAACAAGTCCGGTCGATCGTCGCTGAACTTGCTGGTGACCATGAGGCGGCGCGAAATGTCGAACTGCAACTGCCGTCCACCGGTGTGTGTTCGACAGATTTCGCGTTCGCGGAAAGCGTGACACCTTCCGCGTAG
- a CDS encoding DUF4190 domain-containing protein, translating to MVNANRIDPRVARQEAQTDLTSEPLPSIAAGVSWMFGLVSIPLIFVPPTAVITGFLAIVFGHIAKFQIARKQELSGERSATNGLLMGYLCFFAALALLPSIRMQSAVTQGLINSYRGVSDADGNSAFGIAERDFLDGDALSTGNTPDAQKIAAELASLLNEQRDEIFTGPRSHEIRTLCQIGDTGFCIVVLVPDLTDFDQNARDAMLNFIWKESQRLAFGAVSPGEEVAVGVRDRLQYHSMEFGRATLSPDRIAQPDAAFVDATMLDPFFVTTNPPPEEPTDDERE from the coding sequence ATGGTCAACGCCAACCGAATCGATCCAAGAGTTGCTCGCCAGGAAGCTCAGACCGATCTTACCTCCGAGCCATTGCCGTCCATCGCCGCAGGCGTCAGTTGGATGTTCGGTCTGGTTTCCATTCCGCTAATCTTTGTTCCGCCAACCGCCGTGATCACCGGCTTTCTGGCAATTGTCTTTGGGCACATCGCAAAGTTTCAAATCGCCCGAAAACAGGAACTCTCTGGCGAACGCTCGGCCACAAACGGATTGCTGATGGGCTATCTTTGCTTTTTCGCCGCCTTGGCTCTGCTGCCGTCCATCCGTATGCAATCGGCAGTCACACAAGGGCTGATCAATTCGTATCGCGGTGTCTCGGATGCTGACGGGAACTCCGCGTTTGGAATTGCAGAACGCGACTTTCTGGACGGCGACGCGTTGTCGACGGGCAACACCCCGGACGCCCAAAAGATCGCCGCTGAATTGGCGTCCCTGTTGAACGAACAGCGAGACGAAATCTTCACTGGTCCTCGTTCGCACGAGATTCGCACGCTTTGCCAGATTGGCGATACTGGGTTCTGCATAGTCGTTCTGGTGCCTGACCTGACTGACTTTGACCAGAACGCCCGAGACGCCATGTTGAATTTCATCTGGAAAGAATCACAACGACTGGCTTTCGGCGCCGTCAGTCCCGGCGAAGAAGTTGCGGTCGGAGTCAGGGATCGGCTGCAATATCATTCGATGGAGTTCGGTCGCGCGACCCTTTCGCCAGATCGAATCGCGCAGCCCGATGCAGCCTTCGTCGATGCGACCATGCTGGATCCGTTTTTCGTGACCACCAATCCACCACCCGAGGAACCGACCGATGATGAACGTGAATGA
- a CDS encoding HesB/IscA family protein gives MSVTVTELAAKEVKRFIEEGDYDAGALLRIGVSSGGCSGFNYSLNIVTDFDEANDMKMEQHGVEVIVNRKEALFLEGTTVDYYEGIEQRGFQFHNPQAKRTCGCGNSFGV, from the coding sequence ATGAGCGTTACGGTAACAGAACTTGCCGCGAAAGAAGTCAAGCGGTTTATCGAAGAAGGCGATTACGATGCAGGCGCATTGTTGCGTATTGGCGTCTCCAGTGGAGGATGCAGCGGCTTCAATTACAGCCTCAACATTGTCACTGATTTCGACGAAGCCAACGACATGAAAATGGAGCAACACGGCGTCGAAGTCATCGTCAATCGCAAAGAAGCGTTGTTCCTCGAAGGCACGACTGTCGATTACTACGAAGGCATTGAGCAACGTGGATTCCAGTTCCACAATCCACAGGCGAAACGAACCTGCGGTTGCGGCAACTCGTTCGGCGTTTAG
- the sigZ gene encoding RNA polymerase sigma factor SigZ encodes MSEGLKTSEEIWLLLGEQLKSFFVVRVRDHQTAEDLLQETFVRIHAKLDTVADVQRIRPWIFQIARNLLADHYRAKSKEAARLAELVEAAPDHEQQLEDVVIGWLPRMLELLPDKYREAVELYKLQGMSQQEIADRLNISLSGVKSRVQRGRSKLKDVLYDCCSFEHDRRGDLISISRNEDSAGNFDGKFEE; translated from the coding sequence ATGAGCGAAGGTCTTAAAACGTCCGAGGAGATCTGGCTGCTGTTGGGCGAGCAACTCAAGTCTTTCTTTGTCGTGCGCGTCCGCGATCACCAAACGGCAGAAGATCTCTTGCAGGAAACCTTCGTTCGCATCCACGCAAAACTTGATACTGTCGCCGACGTTCAACGCATCAGACCGTGGATCTTCCAAATCGCCCGGAACCTGCTCGCCGATCACTATCGCGCGAAATCAAAAGAAGCAGCGAGGCTGGCCGAACTTGTCGAAGCCGCACCCGATCACGAACAGCAACTCGAAGACGTGGTCATCGGATGGCTGCCTCGAATGCTGGAGCTGTTGCCTGACAAATATCGCGAAGCCGTCGAACTTTATAAGCTTCAAGGAATGTCGCAACAGGAGATCGCAGATCGTCTCAACATTTCGCTTTCCGGCGTTAAATCGCGAGTTCAACGCGGCAGAAGCAAACTCAAGGATGTGCTGTATGATTGCTGCAGTTTTGAGCACGACCGCCGGGGCGATCTGATCAGCATTTCTCGCAATGAAGATTCCGCAGGAAACTTTGACGGAAAGTTCGAAGAGTAG
- a CDS encoding DNA alkylation repair protein, translating into MMNVNEVMSALKKVGSEQSRKIYARHGAPENMFGCKVADMKTIAKKIKGQQDLALELYSTGNADAMYLAGIVADGTRMKKADLNQWAREANWYMVSEYAVAGVAAEHPDAVAIANKWIAAKKEHVAAAGWSTYAGIVMTKDDSELNLKEIKSHLKMIEASIDKAKNRVRYTMNGFVIAVGGYVEPLIDVAKATAKKIGKVEVEMGETSCKVPLATDYIEKIESMGRVGKKKKSTKC; encoded by the coding sequence ATGATGAACGTGAATGAAGTCATGTCCGCGCTGAAGAAAGTTGGCTCGGAGCAATCGAGAAAGATCTATGCTCGGCATGGAGCGCCGGAAAACATGTTCGGCTGCAAAGTCGCTGACATGAAGACGATTGCCAAAAAAATCAAGGGACAACAGGATCTGGCGTTGGAACTGTATTCGACGGGTAACGCCGACGCGATGTACCTGGCCGGGATTGTCGCGGACGGAACCCGGATGAAGAAAGCCGATCTGAACCAATGGGCTCGCGAGGCAAACTGGTACATGGTTTCGGAGTATGCCGTGGCCGGAGTCGCCGCCGAACATCCCGATGCGGTTGCGATCGCGAACAAGTGGATCGCTGCGAAAAAGGAGCACGTGGCGGCGGCGGGCTGGAGCACATACGCGGGCATCGTGATGACGAAAGATGACTCAGAGTTGAATCTGAAGGAGATCAAATCTCACTTGAAAATGATCGAAGCCAGCATCGACAAGGCGAAGAATCGCGTCCGCTACACGATGAACGGTTTCGTGATCGCTGTCGGCGGGTATGTTGAGCCGCTGATTGACGTGGCGAAAGCGACAGCGAAAAAGATTGGTAAAGTCGAGGTGGAGATGGGTGAGACCAGTTGCAAAGTTCCCCTCGCAACGGACTATATTGAGAAAATTGAGTCGATGGGCCGCGTCGGCAAAAAGAAAAAGTCCACGAAGTGTTAA
- a CDS encoding phosphoesterase — MSIVETEQVMVVATAVFHQCGHFQGFSADMDRYLKVLLDPTHTSYRPRDEMESDPSFKQLIPYCIFRHTADDGTVSIYQYTRGKGQGESRLHSKRSIGIGGHISTLDAGEDSPYDQGMQRELEEEVKIETPFEQNCVGLINDDETEVGKVHLGVVHIFDVQTQNVHSNEDDILEDGFVPISDLLADTGRFETWSQICLNSGLFS; from the coding sequence ATGTCGATCGTCGAAACGGAACAAGTGATGGTCGTGGCGACTGCGGTCTTTCACCAGTGCGGTCATTTTCAGGGATTTAGCGCTGACATGGATCGCTACCTGAAAGTCCTGCTCGATCCGACTCACACTTCTTACCGTCCGCGCGACGAAATGGAGTCCGATCCTTCTTTCAAACAGCTGATTCCGTATTGCATCTTTCGTCACACGGCTGACGACGGGACCGTTTCGATCTATCAGTACACGCGTGGCAAAGGCCAAGGCGAATCGCGGCTTCACAGCAAACGCAGCATCGGCATCGGCGGACACATTTCAACACTTGATGCCGGGGAAGATTCCCCCTACGACCAGGGCATGCAACGCGAACTTGAAGAAGAAGTAAAAATCGAGACTCCGTTTGAGCAAAATTGTGTCGGTCTGATTAACGATGACGAAACAGAAGTCGGCAAAGTCCACCTTGGCGTGGTCCATATCTTTGATGTCCAGACTCAGAATGTCCACTCGAATGAGGACGATATCCTCGAGGATGGCTTTGTGCCGATCTCCGATTTGCTGGCCGACACCGGGCGTTTTGAGACCTGGTCACAGATTTGCCTGAATTCGGGCCTGTTTAGCTGA
- a CDS encoding DUF4832 domain-containing protein, whose product MKFRSAALLLVSFLLFASASVSAQKPTYKYRPAPIDNPLRGLVPYVSAMPWLDPYATEDEKQQYLKKFQSEVFPHSMEFHYFSMRELMPEKGRVDFAPIERWLYQANGRGCQLTFRVYLEYPTKKSPSVPQFLIDGGLKITKWKNEDKELIHAPDYEDPELRAAIDLLIAKLGEKYDGDPRVACLTMGILGHWGEWHSYPRTELFPDKAYQTHVMDQFAEAFKTTPVLLRYPAGEHNYTYASNAKTKFGYHDDSFAWATVDTGKEEDDWFFVPALKTAGVLDAWKMRMIGGEIRPEVWGCVFDDESCEVKGQEFVRCVEATHASWLMDSGMFGEKGKPSAERVRNATRKVGRLGYSLHVPSVTIRSIAGKTKVDVSLENRGVAPFYFDWPVEVAVLDDAGKVVRSVEKRWKLPSILPGESVTREATFESKLTDGQTIAIRIPNPLPEGKPLRFANENQQLDGEGWLILN is encoded by the coding sequence ATGAAATTTCGCTCCGCTGCATTGCTGCTCGTTTCCTTTTTGCTGTTCGCGTCAGCATCCGTATCGGCCCAAAAGCCAACGTACAAATATCGCCCTGCGCCGATCGACAATCCACTGCGAGGACTGGTGCCTTACGTTTCGGCCATGCCTTGGTTGGATCCGTACGCAACGGAGGATGAAAAGCAGCAATACCTGAAAAAGTTTCAATCCGAGGTGTTTCCGCACTCGATGGAGTTCCATTATTTCTCGATGCGAGAACTGATGCCGGAGAAAGGGCGAGTCGATTTCGCCCCGATTGAAAGGTGGCTTTATCAGGCCAACGGACGCGGATGTCAGCTCACTTTTCGCGTCTATCTTGAATACCCGACGAAAAAAAGCCCTTCGGTGCCTCAGTTTCTAATCGATGGCGGATTGAAGATCACAAAGTGGAAGAACGAGGACAAGGAACTTATCCATGCTCCTGACTATGAAGATCCTGAACTAAGAGCCGCGATCGATTTGCTGATCGCAAAACTGGGCGAGAAGTACGACGGTGATCCGCGAGTCGCCTGTTTGACGATGGGAATTCTTGGCCATTGGGGAGAGTGGCATTCCTATCCGCGGACGGAGCTTTTTCCGGACAAGGCATACCAGACGCATGTGATGGACCAGTTCGCAGAAGCATTCAAAACGACTCCGGTGCTGTTGCGCTACCCTGCGGGCGAGCACAACTACACTTACGCTTCGAACGCAAAAACGAAGTTCGGATATCACGATGACTCATTCGCCTGGGCGACTGTCGACACCGGAAAAGAAGAAGACGACTGGTTCTTTGTGCCAGCGCTGAAAACGGCAGGCGTCCTGGATGCGTGGAAGATGCGAATGATCGGTGGCGAGATTCGTCCGGAAGTCTGGGGCTGTGTTTTCGATGATGAAAGTTGCGAAGTAAAAGGCCAGGAGTTTGTCCGTTGCGTTGAAGCCACTCATGCGAGCTGGTTGATGGATTCGGGCATGTTTGGCGAGAAGGGCAAACCGTCTGCCGAGCGAGTCCGCAACGCGACTCGCAAAGTCGGAAGGCTGGGTTACTCGCTACACGTTCCGAGCGTTACGATTCGCTCGATCGCAGGAAAAACGAAAGTTGATGTTTCGCTTGAGAACCGTGGTGTGGCACCGTTTTATTTTGATTGGCCAGTCGAAGTCGCCGTTCTGGATGACGCCGGCAAGGTAGTTCGATCAGTAGAGAAACGTTGGAAGCTGCCTTCCATTCTCCCTGGCGAGTCCGTTACCCGCGAGGCGACTTTCGAATCAAAGTTGACGGACGGGCAGACGATCGCGATCAGGATTCCCAATCCTCTCCCGGAAGGCAAGCCGCTTCGATTTGCCAATGAGAATCAACAGCTCGATGGCGAAGGCTGGTTGATCCTGAACTGA